CCAGGCGTTATTTCCGTGTATCCGGTTTTAATCAGTGTATCTATCATAGCGATTGAATAATAGTATAAGTCATTGATCTTATCAAGTATCACCGCCCGTTTTTGAAGCTTTACGGTTCCATAACCCTGCCGAGGAATGATCTCGTATCGGTGTCGTCATTATAGACAATGAAGATGAACGGCCTGTCGATTGTCATTGCCGCCCGGGGCGGTAAATAGAACTATCCGGTGATGACGCCGTCGCGTCCGCCGCTTCCGTACCGGTTACATCCACCGCAGCAACGGCTTTATGGAAGACGTCATGGATATAAAATTGCGGCATAGTTGTTTATGCGTGTAAAGCAAATCAAGCCAGATACATTGTCTTGATGACTTCTTCGATCGGGATCGAGGTAATGGTGATATCGCGGAGGGGAAATTCCGAAAACAATTCGTAGATGATATCACGGATCGATTTTTCTTTCACTTCCACTTCGATCAGGCAGGTTCCGGGGCTGAAATCGAGTACCTTGTATGCCGACAGCCCGCTTTCTTCGACGGGAGCGGAAAAATCGAGTTTGAGAACTTTTTTATCCGAAAACCGGGAGGTGAGTTTATCGATGGAGTCATCGAAAATTTTCTTTCCTTTGTTGATAATGGTGACGGTATTGCAGAGATTCTGGATGTCGGAGAGGTCGTGTGTCGTGATAATAAAGGTGATGTTGCGTTCGCGGTTCACCTTTTTGATGAATCCGCGGATCGCTTCCTTGGAAATGACGTCCACACCGATGGTGGGTTCATCCAGAAAGACAAGACGGGGATCATGAAGCATGGCGCAGACAAGTTCGCATTTCATACGTTCGCCCAGAGAAAGCTGCCGCACCGGTTTTCTGACGATATCGCCGATGGCAAGCAGTTCGATAAAGGAATCGATTCGATTTTCGAAATCACCGTCCGGTATCCTGTAGATAACCTTGTGAAGCTCGAATGTGTCGAGCGCGGGCAGTTCCCAGATAAGCTGCGATTTCTGTCCGAACAACACACCTATCGAGCGCACGTATGTTTTCCTGTCCAGCCACGGAACATAGCCGAGTACGTCGACCTTCCCGGAGGTCGGATAGAGGACGCCCGAAAGGATCTTTATTGTCGTTGATTTTCCCGCCCCGTTCGGCCCGATAAGTCCCCTGATTTCACCTTCGTCAAGTGAAAATGAAATATTGTCCACGGCGGTAATGGTTTTCGATACGGGACTCAGAAAGGATGCGATTGAGGCGATCAATCCCGGTTTAGACCGTTCCCTTATTTTGAAGACACGGGTGAGTGAGTCGACGACGATTATTTTATCAGGCATATCCTGTTATCCTCCCGCAGACGTGTATCGTTTTATGGAATAATTCCAGAGAAAAAGGCTCGTATAAAAGAAAACGACCGACATGACTCCCGCAACGGCCATGATCATATCGATTCGTCCCAGAAGCGCGCGGGCCGGAAAGCAGACAAAGACGGCAAA
The window above is part of the Spirochaetales bacterium genome. Proteins encoded here:
- a CDS encoding ATP-binding cassette domain-containing protein, whose product is MPDKIIVVDSLTRVFKIRERSKPGLIASIASFLSPVSKTITAVDNISFSLDEGEIRGLIGPNGAGKSTTIKILSGVLYPTSGKVDVLGYVPWLDRKTYVRSIGVLFGQKSQLIWELPALDTFELHKVIYRIPDGDFENRIDSFIELLAIGDIVRKPVRQLSLGERMKCELVCAMLHDPRLVFLDEPTIGVDVISKEAIRGFIKKVNRERNITFIITTHDLSDIQNLCNTVTIINKGKKIFDDSIDKLTSRFSDKKVLKLDFSAPVEESGLSAYKVLDFSPGTCLIEVEVKEKSIRDIIYELFSEFPLRDITITSIPIEEVIKTMYLA
- a CDS encoding ABC-2 family transporter protein — protein: FAVFVCFPARALLGRIDMIMAVAGVMSVVFFYTSLFLWNYSIKRYTSAGG